In a genomic window of Telopea speciosissima isolate NSW1024214 ecotype Mountain lineage chromosome 5, Tspe_v1, whole genome shotgun sequence:
- the LOC122662990 gene encoding RING-H2 finger protein ATL40-like, protein MTSSNVKDHSFYISFQTAKYNLDVSIMRTALTLFLVVITVVVLLNVLHLYAKCVLRRRARRNRTSHLLEIRFTDEPVNSREPPKNGLDSSIIDSLPTFPYRSSSDRVDETDAKECTVCLGTLENEEIVKVLPNCKHIYHVQCIDMWLNSNSTCPVCRTGAKPLQPTSDEVICVALPMDSSNSMTHSTEIKEGGSDESISDRLSSFRRILSRQRSDRINQQSGQSDGVEDLERQ, encoded by the coding sequence ATGACTTCTTCTAATGTCAAAGACCATAGCTTTTATATTAGTTTCCAAACAGCCAAGTATAACTTGGACGTCAGTATTATGCGCACAGCCCTCACATTATTTTTGGTTGTAATTACTGTTGTTGTCCTTCTCAATGTTCTTCATCTCTATGCAAAGTGTGTACTCCGACGGCGAGCAAGGCGTAATCGCACAAGCCATCTTCTCGAAATTAGATTCACAGATGAACCGGTGAACTCTCGTGAACCACCTAAGAATGGGCTTGACTCATCGATCATCGACTCTCTACCTACATTTCCATACAGAAGTAGTAGTGATCGAGTTGATGAAACCGACGCAAAAGAATGCACAGTTTGCTTAGGTACCTTAGAAAATGAAGAGATAGTGAAGGTTCTACCAAACTGTAAACACATTTATCATGTacaatgcattgatatgtggtTGAACTCCAACTCTACATGCCCTGTTTGCCGAACGGGGGCTAAACCTCTACAACCAACAAGTGATGAAGTTATTTGTGTTGCTTTGCCAATGGATTCTTCCAATTCCATGACACATAGTACAGAGATTAAGGAGGGTGGATCTGATGAATCCATCTCTGATCGATTGAGTTCATTTCGGAGAATTCTTAGTCGGCAGAGATCTGACAGGATAAATCAACAGTCTGGACAATCTGATGGAGTGGAAGATCTTGAGAGGCagtga